A single region of the Epinephelus moara isolate mb chromosome 12, YSFRI_EMoa_1.0, whole genome shotgun sequence genome encodes:
- the LOC126398855 gene encoding uncharacterized protein LOC126398855, producing the protein MAGIAETCTHVAAMLFKLEAVVRCRETTTVTGQPAYWMIPSSISKVGAEAGHKIDFTTAKAKRKCLDKLLDGEEGNMPALRTTMNNCTFGISTQDQWASYLTELQKASPKAAILSNLPAFCDAFADPVQPFSAPDSLRHLRDEKMDGSDLSALRLHCKTLSRKADISPEQAHYIEKNSRPQYRSSAWYHFRIGRITASNMHAVYVSDLDKPALSTVKAVCCPNNSATNRCAATAWGRQNEERGQTQYRLQTDKHHCGFEMSQCGFIINPNFPQVGASPDGIVQCTCCGKGCVEIKCPYKYRDTTVEEACNSGDKNFCLEIVDGELQLKKYHPYYKQVQTQIFVTDAEYCDFVVWTLKDCVVLRVAPDPQLWSALLKKAQQFFECVCLPELVSCYFTLGARRAPLALISVPQRKRPCKTSKTVSEKSRKKERAVKLWCFCRGPESKDDMVACDNQNCPIVWFHLSCVGLQHATAKEDFWICSRCSSQKHD; encoded by the coding sequence ATGGCTGGGATAGCGGAGACATGTACACATGTTGCAGCTATGCTGTTTAAGCTGGAGGCGGTTGTCAGATGCAGAGagacaacaacagtaactgGACAACCTGCATACTGGATGATACCAAGCAGCATCAGTAAAGTGGGAGCAGAAGCAGGACACAAAATCGACTTCACCACTGCAAAAGCTAAAAGAAAATGCCTTGATAAACTCCTGGATGGTGAGGAAGGAAACATGCCTGCTCTAAGGACTACGATGAACAACTGTACATTCGGCATTTCCACACAGGACCAGTGGGCTTCATATCTTACAGAACTGCAAAAAGCATCCCCAAAAGCCGCAATTCTGTCGAATCTCCCAGCATTTTGTGATGCATTTGCAGACCCAGTGCAGCCATTTTCAGCACCAGATTCACTGCGCCATCTACGTGATGAGAAAATGGATGGCAGTGATTTATCTGCTTTGCGCCTACACTGCAAAACCTTGTCAAGAAAGGCAGACATTTCACCTGAGCAGGCACACTACATTGAAAAAAACAGCAGACCACAGTACAGATCTTCAGCTTGGTATCACTTCCGCATTGGAAGGATTACAGCATCAAATATGCATGCAGTCTATGTGTCGGACTTGGACAAGCCCGCACTGTCCACAGTGAAAGCAGTTTGTTGTCCTAACAACAGTGCAACAAACCGATGTGCTGCTACTGCATGGGGAAGACAAAATGAAGAGAGAGGGCAAACACAGTACAGACTGCAGACTGACAAACATCACTGTGGCTTTGAGATGAGTCAGTGTGGGTTTATCATAAACCCAAACTTTCCTCAGGTTGGAGCATCGCCGGATGGGATTGTGCAGTGCACTTGCTGTGGAAAAGGCTGCGTCGAAATAAAATGCCCTTACAAGTATCGTGACACTACTGTTGAGGAGGCATGCAACAGTGGAGACAAAAACTTCTGTTTGGAAATAGTGGATGGAGAGCTGCAGCTTAAGAAGTATCATCCATATTACAAACAAGTACAGACGCAAATTTTTGTCACagatgctgagtattgcgatttTGTTGTGTGGACTCTGAAAGACTGCGTGGTGTTGCGTGTGGCGCCTGACCCACAACTCTGGAGTGCTCTCTTGAAAAAGGCACAGCAattttttgagtgtgtgtgtctccctgaACTGGTGAGCTGCTACTTCACTTTGGGTGCAAGACGGGCACCACTCGCATTGATTTCTGTTCCACAAAGGAAAAGACCATGCAAAACTTCAAAAACAGTATCAGAGAAGTCCAGGAAGAAGGAAAGAGCTGTCAAGTTGTGGTGCTTTTGTCGTGGACCAGAGAGCAAAGATGACATGGTGGCCTGTGACAATCAAAACTGCCCCATTGTGTGGTTTCATTTAAGCTGTGTTGGTCTACAACATGCAACAGCTAAAGAAGACTTTTGGATCTGCTCTCGTTGTTCCTCTCAGAAACATGATTGA